Part of the Deltaproteobacteria bacterium genome is shown below.
TCATGTCCAGCACTCCTGGGCCGCGCGCAAGGTCGCCGTCGACCCGCCACCCCTCGAACGTCCCCGGCGGAAAGACGGTGTCGTGGTGACCGACGAGCAGCACGCGGCCCGCCGCGGTGCGGTCCCATGCGGCCGTCCGCCACCACAAGTGGTCGCCACTGCCGTCGCCGCCCGGGCGCACGTCGCCGCGCAGTCCGTCGACCGCGCCGAATGCGTCGCGCAGCAGCGCCCCCATCGCATTGACCGCGGCGACGTCGGAGGAAAACGACGGTTGTTCGACCCACGTCCGCAGGCGGGCGACCGCCTCGTCGGCCCGCGCGCGCGCGGCCGCCAGCACTCGGTCCAACATGGTGCGGTTCTTACCACGGAGCGCCGGGCCGCAGCGGGCGTCGCGGGGTCGGCGCGCGGGCGCGTTGGCTCCCCGCGGCCGCCGTAGTACGGTGGCGCGCCATGAGCGGAAAACGACTGAAAGCCGCCCTCATCGGCGGCAGCGGATACGGCGGCGGCGAGATGATCCGCCGGCTGCTGCTGCACCCGGACGTGGAGTTGGTCCGCGTCGCGTCGATCGACTACGTCGGCGAGCCGGTCTGGGCCGCACATCCGAACCTCACCGGCGTCACCGACTTGCGCTTCGAGAACCTGACGCCGCGCGAAGCCGCCGCGGGCTGCGACGTCGCGCTGCTCGCGCTGCCCCACAAGGTCACCGCCGCGAAGGTGCCCGAACTCATCGAGCTGGGCGTCAAGATCGTCGACATGTCCGGTGACTTCCGCCTCACCGACCCGCGCGCGTATCGCCGCTACTACGGAGTCGACCATCCGCACCCGGAACTGCTTGCGTCGTTCGTCTACGGGTTGCCCGAACTGAACCGGGACGCGATCCGAGCCGCGCGCTGCGTCGCGTCGCCCGGTTGCTTCGCGACGACGACCGAACTGGCGCTGCTGCCGCTCGCGCGCGCGGGGCTGCTCGCGGGTCCGGTGCACGTGTGCGCGGTAACCGGTTCGAGCGGCTCCGGCGCGGCGCCGTCCGCGGCCACGCACCATCCCGTGCGCGCGGTCAACCTCAAGACCTACAAGCCGCTCGTGCACCAGCACACGCCGGAAATCAGCGAGACGCTCGCCGCCGCCGGCGCGCCGGACGTGCAGTTGCGGTTCGTGCCGGTGTCGGGCCCCCTGTCGCGCGGCATCTTCGCGACCGCGTTCGTCGAGGTCGATGCGTCGGTAGACGAGCAACGCGTCGCCGACTTGTACGACGCCGCGTACGCGGGCGAACCCTTCGTGCGCCGGCCGCCGACACGCCTGCCGGAGGTCGCCGCGGTGTCGGGGTCGAACTACGCCGAAGTCGGATTCGCCGTCGGTGAGCCGCACGCTGGCCGGCGGACGATCACGTGCTTCGCGGCGCTCGACAACCTGATCAAGGGGGGCGCGGGGCAAGCGATCCAGAACATGAACCTGATGCTGGGACTCGACGAGCGCGCGTCGCTCGCCGACCCGGGGAGCTGGCCGTGATCGCCGTCGTCAAGATCGGCGGCGAGCTGATCGACGACCGGGCCGCCGTCGCGCCGGTGGCCGCGGACATCGCCGCGCTCGCCGCGCGCGGCGCGCAGGTCGCGGTCGTCCACGGCGGCGGGCCGCAGGCCACACACATGCAGCGGCGGCTCGGCATCGAGCCGCGCGT
Proteins encoded:
- the argC gene encoding N-acetyl-gamma-glutamyl-phosphate reductase gives rise to the protein MSGKRLKAALIGGSGYGGGEMIRRLLLHPDVELVRVASIDYVGEPVWAAHPNLTGVTDLRFENLTPREAAAGCDVALLALPHKVTAAKVPELIELGVKIVDMSGDFRLTDPRAYRRYYGVDHPHPELLASFVYGLPELNRDAIRAARCVASPGCFATTTELALLPLARAGLLAGPVHVCAVTGSSGSGAAPSAATHHPVRAVNLKTYKPLVHQHTPEISETLAAAGAPDVQLRFVPVSGPLSRGIFATAFVEVDASVDEQRVADLYDAAYAGEPFVRRPPTRLPEVAAVSGSNYAEVGFAVGEPHAGRRTITCFAALDNLIKGGAGQAIQNMNLMLGLDERASLADPGSWP